In a single window of the Flavobacterium ammoniigenes genome:
- the dnaJ gene encoding molecular chaperone DnaJ: MKKDFYEILGISKGADAAEIKKAYRKSAIKYHPDKNPGDKEAEENFKLAAEAYEVLSDPQKKAKYDQYGHQAFDGAGGFGGGHGGMNMDDIFSQFGDIFGGGFGGGFGGGRSSGPRRTKGSNLRIKVKLTLEEIANGVEKKVKVKRKVQAQGVSYKTCSTCNGQGQVMRVTNTILGRMQSASTCPTCGGTGQLLDKKPADADSQGMIQEDETVAIKIPAGVVDGMQLKVSNKGNDAPGNSVPGDLIVAIEEIEHEFLKREGENLHYDLYISFSEAVLGVSKDIEAVNGKVRIKLEEGIQSGKILRLKGKGIPSLNGYGNGDLLVHVNVWTPKTLNKEQKQFFESNLGDDNFAPSPEKSDKSFFEKVKDMFS, translated from the coding sequence ATGAAAAAAGATTTTTACGAAATATTAGGTATTTCAAAAGGGGCAGATGCTGCAGAGATTAAGAAAGCCTATAGAAAATCGGCAATAAAATACCATCCTGACAAAAATCCAGGGGACAAAGAAGCAGAGGAAAACTTCAAATTAGCTGCTGAAGCCTATGAAGTGTTGAGTGATCCTCAGAAAAAAGCTAAATACGATCAGTACGGACATCAAGCTTTTGATGGTGCAGGTGGTTTTGGTGGAGGTCATGGCGGCATGAATATGGATGATATTTTTAGTCAGTTTGGAGACATTTTTGGAGGTGGTTTCGGCGGCGGATTTGGTGGCGGAAGAAGTAGTGGACCTCGTCGTACTAAAGGAAGCAATTTGCGAATTAAGGTCAAATTGACTTTGGAAGAAATTGCCAATGGCGTAGAGAAAAAAGTCAAAGTAAAACGTAAAGTTCAAGCTCAAGGAGTATCATACAAAACTTGTTCAACCTGTAATGGTCAAGGTCAAGTAATGCGCGTGACCAATACTATTTTGGGAAGAATGCAATCCGCCTCGACTTGTCCAACTTGTGGAGGAACAGGTCAGTTATTAGATAAAAAACCTGCTGATGCAGATTCGCAAGGGATGATCCAAGAAGACGAAACAGTAGCGATTAAAATTCCTGCTGGAGTTGTTGACGGCATGCAATTGAAAGTTTCTAATAAAGGTAATGATGCACCAGGAAACAGTGTTCCAGGTGATTTGATTGTTGCCATTGAAGAAATTGAACACGAATTCTTGAAACGCGAAGGAGAGAATTTGCATTATGATTTATACATCAGTTTCTCGGAAGCGGTTTTAGGTGTCTCTAAAGATATTGAAGCAGTTAACGGAAAAGTAAGAATCAAACTAGAAGAAGGCATTCAATCCGGTAAAATTCTTCGTTTGAAAGGAAAAGGAATTCCAAGTTTGAATGGATACGGTAACGGAGACTTGTTAGTACATGTTAATGTTTGGACACCAAAAACCTTGAACAAGGAACAAAAGCAATTCTTTGAGAGTAATCTTGGGGATGATAATTTTGCTCCTAGTCCTGAAAAATCAGACAAGTCCTTTTTTGAAAAAGTAAAAGATATGTTTTCGTAG
- a CDS encoding nucleotide exchange factor GrpE, whose product MKFKNIFKNTSTMTTEKAAIDQELEGTPVETQANEEQASVEELPVEEQLALDLAAEKDKFLRLFAEFENYKRRTSKERIELFKTANQEVLLAMLPVLDDFDRALVEISKSGDESLVKGVELIHEKLKSTLVAKGLEEVEVKAGDAFDADFAEAITQIPAPSDKMKGKIVDVLEKGYKLGDKIIRFPKVVIGN is encoded by the coding sequence ATGAAGTTTAAAAATATTTTTAAAAATACAAGTACAATGACTACTGAAAAAGCAGCAATCGATCAGGAATTAGAAGGAACGCCAGTGGAAACTCAGGCAAATGAGGAGCAAGCGAGTGTCGAAGAATTACCTGTTGAAGAACAATTAGCCTTAGATTTGGCAGCAGAAAAAGATAAATTTTTGCGATTATTTGCTGAATTTGAGAATTACAAAAGAAGAACTTCTAAAGAACGTATTGAACTTTTCAAAACGGCAAACCAAGAAGTCTTGTTAGCCATGCTTCCAGTTTTGGACGATTTTGACAGAGCTTTGGTAGAAATCAGTAAATCAGGCGATGAATCTTTGGTAAAAGGAGTAGAGCTAATTCATGAAAAATTAAAATCAACTTTGGTTGCAAAAGGTTTAGAGGAAGTTGAAGTAAAAGCGGGTGATGCATTTGATGCTGATTTTGCTGAAGCAATCACACAAATTCCTGCGCCATCTGACAAAATGAAAGGAAAAATTGTAGACGTTCTTGAGAAAGGCTACAAATTAGGAGATAAAATAATCCGTTTCCCAAAAGTGGTTATTGGTAACTAA
- the hisS gene encoding histidine--tRNA ligase, giving the protein MASKPSIPKGTRDFSPAEVAKRQYIIQVIKSNFEKFGFQPIETPSFENSETLMGKYGEEGDRLIFKILNSGDYLAKANATHLEAKDSTKLTASISEKALRYDLTVPFARYVVQHQNEIEFPFKRYQIQPVWRADRPQKGRFREFFQCDADVVGSTSLWQEVELVQLYDGVFTAIGLNGVTIKINNRKILSGIAEVIGASDKLIDFTVALDKLDKIGEDGVKKEMIEKGISETAIAKVQPLFIFTGTFSEKINQLSGLLADSVEGMKGVEELRFICDKVTALGLTTAILDLDVTLARGLNYYTGAIFEVSAPAGVAMGSIGGGGRYDDLTGIFGLKNMSGVGISFGLDRIYLVVEELGLFPNAVTANSQALFINYGENEAFYAMKAIKELRQSGIKVELYPDNAKLAKQFQHADKRNIPFAVMAGDQEMNSNSYTLKNLSTGEQKSLSLDELKKVLA; this is encoded by the coding sequence ATGGCATCAAAACCAAGTATTCCAAAAGGAACCCGTGATTTTTCACCTGCCGAGGTGGCAAAGCGTCAGTATATCATCCAAGTGATCAAAAGTAATTTTGAGAAATTTGGTTTTCAACCGATTGAAACTCCTTCTTTTGAAAATTCAGAAACCTTAATGGGAAAATACGGTGAAGAAGGTGATCGTTTGATTTTCAAAATTTTGAATTCAGGGGATTATTTGGCAAAAGCCAATGCCACTCATTTAGAAGCCAAAGACAGTACGAAATTGACAGCAAGTATTTCAGAAAAAGCCTTGCGTTATGATTTGACTGTGCCATTTGCTCGTTACGTAGTCCAACATCAAAACGAAATAGAATTCCCTTTTAAACGGTATCAAATTCAACCTGTTTGGAGAGCTGATCGCCCACAAAAAGGACGTTTTAGAGAATTTTTTCAATGTGATGCCGATGTGGTAGGTTCGACCTCTTTATGGCAAGAAGTGGAACTGGTTCAGTTGTATGATGGTGTTTTTACGGCTATAGGATTAAATGGTGTAACCATTAAAATAAACAATAGAAAAATTCTTTCTGGCATAGCAGAAGTCATAGGTGCTTCAGACAAATTAATCGATTTTACAGTGGCTTTGGATAAATTGGATAAAATTGGTGAAGACGGCGTAAAGAAAGAAATGATAGAGAAAGGAATTTCAGAAACCGCGATTGCAAAGGTGCAACCCTTGTTTATCTTTACAGGTACTTTTTCGGAGAAAATCAACCAACTGTCCGGCTTATTAGCTGATTCTGTTGAAGGGATGAAAGGAGTAGAAGAGTTGCGTTTTATTTGTGATAAAGTAACAGCGCTCGGTTTGACAACTGCTATTTTAGATTTAGATGTTACTCTTGCTAGAGGTTTAAATTATTATACCGGAGCTATTTTTGAGGTGTCAGCACCTGCTGGAGTGGCTATGGGATCGATTGGCGGCGGTGGTCGTTATGATGATTTGACAGGTATTTTTGGACTTAAAAACATGAGTGGTGTAGGAATTTCTTTTGGTTTAGATCGAATCTATTTGGTTGTAGAAGAATTAGGATTGTTCCCCAATGCTGTAACTGCAAACTCTCAAGCGTTATTTATCAATTATGGTGAAAACGAAGCTTTTTATGCGATGAAAGCCATCAAAGAATTGCGTCAATCTGGAATAAAAGTAGAATTGTATCCAGATAATGCCAAGTTGGCTAAACAATTTCAACATGCAGATAAACGGAATATTCCTTTTGCGGTAATGGCGGGTGACCAAGAGATGAATTCCAATTCATACACTTTGAAAAATCTATCCACCGGAGAACAAAAGTCTCTAAGTTTAGATGAGTTAAAAAAAGTATTAGCATAA